A portion of the Bacillota bacterium genome contains these proteins:
- a CDS encoding extracellular solute-binding protein codes for DEPFVRTLKFYKSLYTDGVLSKKILQTPYNEVNALFASGRAPFLIDGDWKVANFLTDPTTGQALISPEDQKRIVMTVFPEIPGEVNHDTTSSVPGVGFGMNANIPAGSEKEKAAWKLIMWLNSPEVQKMRLETGAAFPSRKGVTSERLEPLARTRAEFYGAYKGTYVLDNVLDAKVYGPLNVGLQEIGLEIATPEQVAARVQKAYDSWKASQR; via the coding sequence GACGAGCCATTTGTCCGAACCCTCAAGTTCTACAAGTCTCTCTACACCGACGGCGTGCTCAGCAAGAAGATCCTCCAGACGCCTTACAACGAGGTAAACGCCTTGTTCGCATCCGGCAGGGCCCCGTTCCTCATTGATGGCGACTGGAAGGTCGCCAACTTCCTCACCGATCCCACGACCGGCCAGGCACTGATCTCGCCTGAGGACCAGAAGCGCATCGTTATGACTGTCTTCCCGGAGATCCCGGGTGAGGTCAACCACGATACGACCTCCTCGGTGCCTGGAGTCGGATTCGGAATGAATGCCAACATCCCGGCGGGTTCGGAGAAGGAAAAGGCTGCTTGGAAGCTCATCATGTGGCTCAATTCCCCCGAGGTCCAGAAGATGCGCCTCGAGACCGGTGCGGCCTTCCCGTCCAGGAAGGGTGTAACCAGCGAGAGACTCGAGCCGCTGGCACGAACGCGGGCGGAGTTCTATGGAGCCTACAAGGGAACCTACGTTCTCGACAACGTCCTCGACGCCAAGGTATACGGCCCTCTCAACGTCGGCTTGCAGGAGATCGGGCTTGAGATCGCTACACCAGAACAGGTGGCAGCCAGGGTTCAGAAGGCTTACGACAGCTGGAAGGCGTCACAGCGGTAA
- a CDS encoding carbohydrate ABC transporter permease, whose translation MRRETTAATRVLLYAVLATFTFMTLYPILWLLLSSFKTTQEFQMNRLGLPRNWTFSNYPLAWRIGGFSQLFLNSALYTLVSTLATVGLSLAASFAFAKIKCRATPFLHGSFVVGILLTLQSIMVPLFLAAYATGLYNTRLGVLIPYVGIGLPIGIYLSTEYIKSIPDSIVESARIDGASYFEIFTSIIVPMARPVATTLAILNVAGIWNEFMLINILVSKNSLKSLPVGILKFSGALSSDYGKQFAALVIGMLPMLAFYAIFRNQITKGVSAGAVKG comes from the coding sequence ATGAGAAGGGAGACTACTGCTGCCACCCGTGTCCTCCTCTACGCGGTCCTTGCCACTTTCACCTTCATGACGCTCTATCCGATCCTATGGCTCTTATTGAGTTCGTTCAAGACCACTCAGGAGTTTCAAATGAACCGGTTGGGCCTCCCGCGCAACTGGACCTTCAGCAACTACCCGCTCGCTTGGCGCATCGGCGGGTTCAGCCAGCTCTTTCTCAACAGCGCGTTATACACACTGGTGTCGACTCTTGCGACCGTTGGGCTGTCCCTCGCGGCGTCCTTCGCTTTCGCGAAGATCAAGTGCAGGGCGACGCCATTTCTCCACGGGAGTTTCGTGGTGGGGATCCTCCTGACGCTCCAGTCGATCATGGTTCCGCTGTTTTTGGCGGCTTACGCCACAGGCCTGTACAACACCCGGCTCGGAGTGCTGATTCCATACGTCGGGATCGGCCTGCCTATCGGCATCTACCTGAGCACAGAATACATAAAGAGCATTCCTGACTCCATAGTGGAGTCTGCCAGGATTGACGGCGCCAGCTACTTCGAGATCTTCACATCGATCATCGTGCCCATGGCGAGACCGGTGGCCACTACGCTCGCGATACTGAACGTCGCCGGGATCTGGAACGAGTTCATGCTCATAAACATCCTGGTATCCAAGAACTCGTTGAAGTCCTTGCCTGTCGGCATCTTGAAGTTCTCGGGAGCCCTGTCGTCCGACTACGGCAAGCAGTTTGCAGCCTTGGTCATAGGGATGCTGCCCATGCTGGCCTTC
- a CDS encoding sugar ABC transporter permease, giving the protein MVANRSRNEEIRAYLVLVLPAVLVYLAVMAFPTAFSVALSMTNYSGGVIFEGKDPIHFVGLSHYARMFSDQYFWLALRNNFYIMLISLFGQIPLGFILAYVLFRKLVGMRDFFQSMIYVPTVISTIVVGILWQSFFSPYGPFTELMQRFIPGWENTLFVNPRTAILPVLFVMLWMYTGTYLIIFLANLQKIDPQIIEAAKIDGASEGQVLRHVILPALSGVIVTTAILAISGSLKSFDLIFAMTAGNPARRTSVLSLYMYDNAFRGAPDYPLANAISTFMVVLSFSLILIMRGLEKRFGGREE; this is encoded by the coding sequence GTGGTAGCCAACAGATCGAGGAATGAGGAGATCCGTGCTTACCTGGTGCTGGTTCTCCCTGCAGTTCTTGTATACCTGGCCGTCATGGCCTTCCCAACGGCTTTCTCCGTGGCATTGAGCATGACCAACTACAGTGGGGGAGTGATCTTCGAGGGCAAGGACCCCATCCACTTCGTGGGGTTGTCGCACTACGCCAGGATGTTCTCAGACCAGTACTTCTGGCTCGCATTGCGGAACAACTTCTACATAATGCTGATCTCACTTTTCGGGCAGATCCCCCTGGGCTTCATTCTAGCTTATGTGCTCTTTCGAAAGCTCGTGGGCATGAGAGACTTCTTTCAGAGCATGATCTACGTGCCAACCGTGATATCCACCATAGTCGTGGGCATCCTGTGGCAGTCGTTCTTCTCCCCTTATGGGCCTTTCACCGAGTTGATGCAGCGCTTCATCCCAGGATGGGAGAACACCCTCTTCGTGAACCCGAGGACTGCGATCCTGCCCGTTCTCTTCGTGATGCTGTGGATGTACACAGGGACCTATCTCATCATCTTCCTAGCGAACCTTCAAAAGATCGACCCCCAGATCATAGAAGCCGCTAAGATCGACGGGGCATCCGAAGGTCAGGTTCTAAGACACGTCATACTGCCTGCTCTCTCAGGTGTGATTGTGACCACCGCCATACTCGCTATATCGGGGTCACTCAAGAGCTTCGATCTGATCTTCGCCATGACTGCCGGCAACCCAGCCAGAAGAACGTCTGTGCTGTCGTTGTACATGTACGACAACGCGTTTCGGGGCGCTCCTGACTATCCACTTGCCAACGCGATCTCTACGTTCATGGTGGTCCTGAGCTTTTCGCTCATTCTGATAATGAGAGGCCTGGAGAAGCGGTTTGGGGGTAGGGAAGAATGA